The Humulus lupulus chromosome 4, drHumLupu1.1, whole genome shotgun sequence genome has a window encoding:
- the LOC133830594 gene encoding transcription factor MYB41-like, producing MGRTPCCDQKGLRKGGWTAEEDQILLSYIKQHGEGGWRHLPQKAGLSRCGKSCRLRWANYLRPGIKRGEFTPEEEQTIIRLHAILGNRWSIISRHLYRRTDNEVKNYWNTRLKRRGKTEVISKDSPVQHKNDDDDNNNNPDGIIIINSVNSKENTTSTANSDTLSGTSTYHNVTKEASSSSPSSSADYVLNKVPQNLMAPITTPSQCLPSTSTSLDTEILLSNSLQIEKGTIDTSIISTTTKACDDHQKESRTTSSKASASRALLNKVASKLAQINLGRIIGNGGCIGGGDKVEHSTMECYSSPDFSCTPSVDDNIATYNVEDLLEEVECQQGLEILHFDDPISTTTNTLQAQDNFLVDTTMTINYNYYGHAKDGVDSANISLDEQSLTNNFSTDCFQDLLDICNGL from the exons ATGGGCAGGACTCCATGCTGTGACCAGAAAGGACTTCGGAAAGGTGGTTGGACTGCCGAAGAAGATCAGATACTCCTCTCTTACATCAAACAACACGGCGAAGGTGGCTGGCGTCACTTGCCCCAGAAAGCtg GTCTTTCGAGATGTGGCAAGAGCTGTAGACTGAGATGGGCTAATTATCTGAGGCCAGGTATTAAGAGAGGAGAATTCACCCCTGAGGAAGAACAGACCATTATTCGACTCCATGCAATTCTTGGCAACAG GTGGTCCATCATATCAAGACATTTGTATAGACGAACCGATAACGAAGTAAAAAATTATTGGAACACACGGttgaaaagaagaggaaaaactGAAGTCATTAGCAAGGATTCTCCAGTCCAACataaaaatgatgatgatgataataataataatccagatggaattattattattaattcgGTCAACTCTAAAGAAAACACCACAAGTACGGCTAATAGTGACACTCTTTCCGGCACTAGTACTTACCACAATGTGACCAAAGAGGCATCATCATCGTCACCATCTTCTTCTGCTGATTATGTACTCAACAAAGTGCCCCAAAATCTCATGGCCCCAATTACTACTCCTTCACAATGTTTACCCAGCACAAGTACCTCCTTAGACACTGAAATTTTGTTGTCAAATTCGTTACAAATTGAGAAAGGTACTATTGATACTAGTATTATTAGTACTACTACAAAGGCTTGTGATGATCATCAAAAAGAATCTAGAACAACAAGTTCTAAAGCCTCAGCTTCCAGGGCACTACTCAACAAGGTTGCTTCTAAACTCGCTCAGATAAATCTCGGTAGAATCATCGGGAACGGCGGCTGCATTGGTGGTGGAGATAAGGTTGAACATAGTACTATGGAGTGCTACTCTTCTCCCGATTTTAGTTGCACACCAAGTGTTGATGACAATATTGCTACTTATAATGTTGAAGATCTTTTGGAGGAAGTAGAGTGCCAACAAGGCCTGGAAATACTTCATTTTGACGACCCTATTAGTACCACTACTAATACTCTTCAGGCTCAAGATAATTTTCTCGTGGATACTACCATGACaatcaattataattattatgGCCATGCAAAGGATGGAGTTGATAGTGCTAATATTTCGCTTGATGAGCAATCGCTCACAAATAATTTTTCAACTGATTGTTTCCAAGATCTCTTAGATATATGTAATGGTTTATAG